CCTCCAGGACGGTGGGCGGTGGGATCGGGAGGTGCGCCTGGTGCAGCGCGAAAAGAGCGAGCTGCCGCCAGCCGGTTCTGGAACGGGAGGAAGTCGCCGCGGACCTTGAAGTCTCGTTCGGCTCCGGCTCCACCGGATCGTCCTGGGCCTGCCCCACCTGGGGGAGGCCTTCGTCGGGTTCCAGAACTACCGGGACCTGTCGGCCGACGGGGTCGCCTTGCGGTCGCTTCGCAATACCCTGGTCTTCGTCTTCGCTACCACCGCGCTGGAGCTCCTCCTGGGGCTGGGGATCGCCCTGGTGATCAACCGCCGCTTTCCGGGCCGGGGGGCGGTGCGGGCGGCGGTCCTGGTGCCCTGGGCGATTCCGACCGTGGTCTCCTCCCAGCTCTGGCGGTTCCTCTGCCACGACCAGTACGGCCTCGTGAACTTCGCCCTCTTCGGCACCCAGACGGCCCGCTACCACGCCTGGCTCGCCGAGCCGGCCCACGCCTTCGCCGCGATCGTGGCGGCGGATGTGTGGAAGACCTCTTCCTTTGCGGCCCTCCTGATCCTCGCCGGGCTCCAGACCATTCCCGACCACCTCTACGAGGCGGCCCGCATCGACGGCGCCGGGGCCTGGACCCGCTTTCGGCGCATCACCCTGCCCCTGATCCGGCCGGCCCTGCTCGTCGCCCTGCTCTTTCGGACCATGGACGCCTTCCGGGTCTTCGACCTGGTCTTCGTCATGACCCAGGGCGGGCCGGCCGACGCCACCAACGTCCTCCAGTTCTATGGGTACAAGAAGATGTTCGCCGAGGGACTCCTGGGGTACGGGTCGGCGGTCTCGGTGCTGGTCTTCCTGGCCACCCTGGGCGTCTCGGTGGCCTATCTCGCCGCGCTCGGCCGGCAGGGGGCGGGGGGGCGCGCGTGAGGCGCCCTCCGGGCCCGGCCGCCCTGTTCGGAGGGGTCACCGCCCTGGTGGTGGTGGCCAGCCTGGGACCCTTCCTGTGGTTCGTGGGCACCTCGCTCAAGACGCCCCTGGAGGTCACCGCCATTCCCCCGGTGCTGTGGCCGAGCGGGTCGCTGGCGTTCTACCGCTCCGCCGTGGAGCGCTACGATCTCCTGGGGTATGTGGCCAACAGCGCGACGGTGGCGGGCGCGACCACGGCGGTGACGGTCCTGCTCTCGGTCCTGGCCGGATACCCCTTGGCCCGGCTGCGGGTGCCCCGCAAGGAGTGGCTCCTGGGGAGCCTGCTGCTGGTCTCCATGTTCCCCCAGATCTCCATCGCCGGCCCCGTCTGGCGCATCCTCCACGGCCTGGGGTGGCTCAACACCTACCAGGGCGTGATCCTCCCGTACGTTACCCTTACCCTTCCCCTGGGGGTGTGGATTCTCGTGAGCTTCTTTCGGGAGCTCCCCCGGGACCTGGAGGATGCCGCCCGGGTGGACGGGTGGGGGCACCTGCAAACCCTCTTCCGTGTGGTCGTGCCCCTGGCCGCCCCAGGCGTCTTCACCGCCTCCATCCTGGTCTTCATCTACGCCTGGAACGAGTTCTTCTTCGCCCTCCTGATCCTCACGGACCAGAGGCTCCAGACCCTCCCCGTGGGGATCGCCCTCTTCCAGGGGGAGTACACCATCCCCTGGGGGGAGATCGCCGCCGCGTCCACCGTGGCGACCGTGCCCCTGGTGCTCCTCGTGCTCCTCTTCCAACGGCGCATCGTCCGGGGGCTCTCGGCGGGTGCGGTGAAGGAGTGACCGTGTCCGGAGTTCGCGTCCGCAACCTGCGAAAGTCCTTCGCCGCCGTAGGGGTGCTCGACGGGGTCACCTTCGA
This DNA window, taken from Thermodesulfobacteriota bacterium, encodes the following:
- a CDS encoding sugar ABC transporter permease, with product MRSLRNTLVFVFATTALELLLGLGIALVINRRFPGRGAVRAAVLVPWAIPTVVSSQLWRFLCHDQYGLVNFALFGTQTARYHAWLAEPAHAFAAIVAADVWKTSSFAALLILAGLQTIPDHLYEAARIDGAGAWTRFRRITLPLIRPALLVALLFRTMDAFRVFDLVFVMTQGGPADATNVLQFYGYKKMFAEGLLGYGSAVSVLVFLATLGVSVAYLAALGRQGAGGRA
- a CDS encoding carbohydrate ABC transporter permease: MRRPPGPAALFGGVTALVVVASLGPFLWFVGTSLKTPLEVTAIPPVLWPSGSLAFYRSAVERYDLLGYVANSATVAGATTAVTVLLSVLAGYPLARLRVPRKEWLLGSLLLVSMFPQISIAGPVWRILHGLGWLNTYQGVILPYVTLTLPLGVWILVSFFRELPRDLEDAARVDGWGHLQTLFRVVVPLAAPGVFTASILVFIYAWNEFFFALLILTDQRLQTLPVGIALFQGEYTIPWGEIAAASTVATVPLVLLVLLFQRRIVRGLSAGAVKE